DNA sequence from the Pirellulales bacterium genome:
TTCCTCTCGGCTGGATCCCTTCCCTCGTTCGACTCCGCGGGTGCTATAGTGCCACCGTTGTTCGTCGTTGTCGCAGGTACTACGGACCCATGTGACTTCCCATCGGCGTGCATGTCCGCCTTGCCGTCGGAGACGTTCGCGAACCGTTCCGATTCGGCTGAATCGGAAACCAATGGGATCTCCCGGTTCTCGCGATTGGAATGTTGTCGCATGCTCAGGTTCTCAGACTCCGCCGTGCCCGCGTGCGTCTCGCCGATGACGACGCCCGTGACGTGGCCTTCCCCCTGTCAGGACAAGGTCGGCACACGGAAGTGGTGATTTCGGAGCTCAATGGCTGGCCTGCTAAACCCTCATGGCGGACGCTCAGACCGAACCCGTTGCCGTATCCAGCCCTCCCGTTGGAGGCCGAAGCGACTGGCTAAGTCTTCTTCGTAGGACTTTTTCATTCCCAATTCCAATCCGGTTTATCCCGGCACACCTTATCCCCTTTGTGCGCCCCCCTTTGTGCGCCGCGAGTTTCATCCCCATCGGGGTTTAGGGCCGACGGTTTGGCCATGATTGTGCGGACGCCGTGCAGCGGCTAGCATCACGCCTCTGCTGTTGAATCCGTCCACACCTATTATTACCTTGGCCGGACCTGAATTATGGACAATGAGACCATCCTTCTCGTCGATCTTTCCGCGTGTCTGCTGGCGGCGCTCGTTCTGGGCCTCGCGGCGCAACGCTTGAAGCTCTCGCCGATCGTCGGCTATTTGCTGGCGGGCGTGGCCGTCGGGCCACAAACGCCCGGCTTCGTCGCCGATCAGGCCATCGCCGCGCAGTTCGCCGAAATCGGCATCATTCTTTTGATGTTCGGGGTCGGGCTGCACTTGAATCTCCGCGACCTGCTGGCGGTGCGGCGCGTGGCCTTGCTCGGCGCGATGAGCCAGATGTTCGTCGCCATGCTGCTGGCGGCGGCGGCGCTGACGCTGGGTTTCAGTCGCGGCGCGGCGGTCGTCATGGGGCTGGGGGTTTCGGTGGCCAGCACGGTCGTCGTTACACGCGTGCTCGACGACAACGATGCGCTGCAGACCGAGGAAGGGCATATCGCGGTCGGCTGGCTCATTGTGCAAGACATTTTTACCGTCTTGGCGCTGGTCATGCTCCCGGCGATCGCACCCCCGGCCCCAGCGGGCCAGCGCACGGATCTCGGCCTGCTGCCATCGCTCGTTCTGGCGGTTGTGAAAGTCGCAGTGCTGATCGCGATCGTGCTGTGGGCCGGCAAAAAAGTGATTCCGCGATTGCTGGAGCGGGTGGCGCGCACCCGTACGCGCGAATTGTTCACGCTGGCCATACTCGCGGTCGCGCTGGCCATTGCCAGCGGTTCGGCGTGGCTGTTCGGGGTATCGATGGCGTTGGGCGCGTTCTTGGCCGGCATGGTGGTGGGCCAGTCGGCCGTCAGCCATCAGGCCGCGGCCGACGCCTTGCCGATGCGCGACGCCTTCGCCGTGCTCTTTTTCGTCTCCATCGGAATGCTCTTCGATCCGGCCACGGTCTTCGACAACCCGCTGCTGTTCGTCAGCCTGCTGCTGGTGATTCTCGTCGCGAACCCTTTGACGGCCATGACACTGGTGTGGGCCTTGGGATACTCGGTCCACACGGCACTGACCGTCGCCGTCGCGATCGCTCAGATCGGTGAGTTCTCGTTCATCCTGGCGGCGCTGGCGACGGAACAGAGCCTGCTTCCGGTCGAGGGTCAAAGCCTT
Encoded proteins:
- a CDS encoding cation:proton antiporter, translated to MDNETILLVDLSACLLAALVLGLAAQRLKLSPIVGYLLAGVAVGPQTPGFVADQAIAAQFAEIGIILLMFGVGLHLNLRDLLAVRRVALLGAMSQMFVAMLLAAAALTLGFSRGAAVVMGLGVSVASTVVVTRVLDDNDALQTEEGHIAVGWLIVQDIFTVLALVMLPAIAPPAPAGQRTDLGLLPSLVLAVVKVAVLIAIVLWAGKKVIPRLLERVARTRTRELFTLAILAVALAIASGSAWLFGVSMALGAFLAGMVVGQSAVSHQAAADALPMRDAFAVLFFVSIGMLFDPATVFDNPLLFVSLLLVILVANPLTAMTLVWALGYSVHTALTVAVAIAQIGEFSFILAALATEQSLLPVEGQSLLVTCSMVTISLNPLLFRGIRPLEGWLRRRPRMWALLTRRSESKARRLAHPPLVPDDSPRRPRAVIVGYGPVGQTASAILKEFGMAPVIIDLNIDTITRLAAAGEAAVYGDAAHRDILMAAGIASAEYLLVTTPDPHTRTVTVIVARELNPAVKVFVRARYLGERAWLEEIGTTEACFEEAEAAIGLATLLLREMGADEERLRRELRRTRTRLAFHALADAKA